From Haloarcula sp. CBA1127, a single genomic window includes:
- the rnz gene encoding ribonuclease Z yields MTMRVTFLGTSGAVPTTQRNTSSIFVNRDGDYLLFDCGEGTQRQMMRYGTGFAIDHLFVTHLHGDHVLGIPGLLQTWDFNERERAIAIHTPAGTRGNIKQLIQANGTTPSFPVRINEVSAGDVVLDRSEYEIRAIETAHRCASVGYVLDEDDRKGKFDREKAEEEFGIPPGPKYSKLHRGEAVEHKGETIQPEAVVGPARPGRRFVYTGDTLPTESVIEASEDADLLIHDATFAEDRKERAKATAHSTAREAADVARQAGASTLALTHISTRYAASADELVDEARDAFDGEVVLAEDGMERRVEFPDADEY; encoded by the coding sequence ATGACCATGCGCGTGACGTTTCTCGGGACGAGTGGGGCCGTGCCGACGACCCAGCGCAACACGAGCAGCATCTTCGTCAACCGCGACGGCGACTACCTCCTCTTCGATTGCGGCGAGGGCACACAGCGACAGATGATGCGCTACGGCACTGGCTTCGCTATCGACCACCTGTTCGTCACGCATCTCCACGGCGACCACGTGCTCGGGATTCCGGGACTGCTCCAGACGTGGGATTTCAACGAGCGCGAGCGCGCCATCGCCATCCACACGCCAGCAGGCACACGCGGGAACATCAAACAGCTCATTCAGGCCAACGGGACGACCCCCTCGTTTCCCGTCCGTATCAACGAAGTGTCGGCCGGCGACGTAGTCCTCGACCGGTCGGAGTACGAGATTCGGGCCATCGAGACGGCCCACCGCTGTGCCAGCGTCGGCTACGTCCTCGATGAAGACGACCGGAAGGGGAAGTTCGACCGGGAGAAAGCCGAAGAGGAGTTCGGCATCCCGCCGGGGCCGAAGTACTCCAAGCTCCACCGCGGTGAGGCCGTCGAACACAAGGGTGAGACTATCCAGCCGGAGGCCGTCGTCGGTCCGGCCCGTCCGGGCCGCCGATTCGTCTACACCGGCGATACGCTGCCGACGGAGAGTGTCATCGAGGCGAGCGAGGACGCAGACCTCCTCATCCACGACGCTACCTTCGCAGAGGACCGGAAAGAGCGAGCGAAGGCGACGGCCCACTCCACTGCCCGGGAAGCCGCCGACGTGGCGCGACAGGCCGGCGCATCGACGCTGGCACTAACCCATATTTCGACGCGCTATGCCGCGAGCGCCGACGAGCTAGTCGACGAAGCCCGCGACGCGTTCGACGGCGAGGTCGTGCTCGCCGAAGACGGGATGGAGCGCCGCGTCGAGTTCCCGGACGCGGACGAGTACTGA
- a CDS encoding methyl-accepting chemotaxis protein has translation MLTDPVGQYKTVIRESLDLFGVSGSVERKVLAAVGLQFAASVALAVVSLVASGTVRFVVTGVLLAGAIVAFANTVFITREDFVEPITAMAAGADHIASGELDVELPESERDDEVAELLSSFRSMQSYLLTVSRQADALSRQEFDADVLDEDVPGAFGQSLEKMATSMDDYTTELKTMTSDLERRSQALNDLVVAFGDAAEQAKDGDLTATIDENFQADDEQFDAVVENYNDLVTTLGETVATVAAFAEDVDETSDHVTRSVKEIDDASDEISRSVQEISAGASQQASRHDDVASEMNRLSATVEEIAATAENAADTAEKATRRGREGRADAEQAIDELDEMEARIDDIAVAVESLVDQISEIDDIVEVITDIAEQTNMLALNASIEAARADASGDGFAVVADEVKTLAEETRDAATDVSDRIESVQHEASETVSDVEATNQQVTDSAATIESALRDFEDIVDVLGEVNDSIQEISGATSEQAETTQEVVDMVDEVATVSEQTNEESEAVAAATEEQTATITEVTTEVQEMAAQTDELREVLAKFDVAEGTNGPSGAGATTTVTTADD, from the coding sequence ATGCTCACAGACCCGGTCGGACAGTACAAAACGGTGATACGTGAATCACTGGACCTCTTCGGCGTCTCCGGTTCGGTCGAACGGAAGGTGCTTGCAGCCGTCGGTCTGCAGTTTGCCGCTTCGGTCGCGCTGGCAGTCGTCTCTCTCGTCGCCAGCGGGACCGTCCGATTCGTCGTCACGGGCGTGTTGCTCGCTGGTGCTATCGTCGCGTTCGCCAACACGGTGTTCATCACCCGCGAGGACTTCGTCGAGCCAATCACAGCCATGGCCGCGGGTGCGGACCACATCGCGTCCGGCGAGCTTGATGTCGAACTGCCCGAGAGCGAGCGGGACGACGAGGTCGCCGAACTGCTCTCATCGTTTCGATCGATGCAGTCCTACCTGCTGACGGTGTCCCGACAGGCTGACGCGCTCTCCCGACAGGAGTTCGACGCCGATGTCCTCGACGAGGACGTCCCCGGAGCTTTCGGACAGTCGCTGGAGAAGATGGCCACCAGTATGGACGACTACACCACCGAACTGAAGACCATGACCAGCGATCTCGAACGGCGCTCCCAGGCGCTCAACGACCTCGTCGTCGCCTTCGGTGACGCCGCCGAGCAGGCGAAAGACGGGGACCTGACGGCCACTATCGACGAGAACTTCCAGGCCGACGACGAGCAGTTCGACGCTGTCGTCGAGAACTACAACGACCTCGTGACGACGCTGGGGGAGACAGTCGCCACCGTCGCCGCGTTCGCAGAGGACGTCGACGAGACGAGCGATCATGTCACCCGGAGCGTCAAGGAGATAGACGACGCGAGCGACGAGATCTCCCGGTCGGTGCAGGAGATATCGGCCGGAGCCAGCCAGCAGGCGTCGCGTCACGACGACGTCGCCTCGGAGATGAACAGGCTGTCTGCCACCGTCGAAGAGATCGCCGCAACCGCGGAAAACGCGGCCGACACCGCCGAGAAGGCGACACGACGTGGCCGCGAGGGACGTGCGGACGCCGAGCAGGCGATCGACGAACTCGACGAGATGGAGGCTCGTATCGACGACATCGCCGTTGCGGTCGAGAGTCTGGTCGATCAGATCAGCGAAATCGACGACATCGTCGAGGTCATCACGGACATCGCCGAGCAGACCAACATGCTCGCACTGAACGCCTCCATTGAGGCGGCTCGCGCGGACGCAAGCGGAGACGGATTCGCTGTCGTCGCCGACGAGGTGAAGACGCTCGCCGAGGAGACCCGCGACGCCGCGACGGACGTGTCGGACCGCATCGAATCAGTCCAGCACGAGGCCAGCGAGACCGTCAGCGACGTAGAGGCGACGAATCAGCAAGTGACCGACAGCGCCGCGACCATCGAGTCGGCGCTCCGGGACTTCGAGGACATCGTCGACGTGCTCGGCGAGGTCAACGATTCGATTCAGGAGATATCGGGAGCTACCTCCGAACAGGCAGAGACCACGCAGGAGGTCGTCGATATGGTCGATGAAGTCGCGACTGTGAGCGAGCAGACCAACGAGGAGTCCGAGGCCGTCGCCGCCGCGACCGAGGAACAGACCGCGACAATTACCGAAGTGACCACCGAAGTACAGGAGATGGCGGCCCAGACCGACGAGTTGCGTGAGGTACTTGCGAAATTTGACGTTGCCGAGGGCACGAACGGGCCATCGGGAGCAGGCGCCACAACCACCGTAACGACGGCTGACGACTGA
- a CDS encoding non-canonical purine NTP pyrophosphatase yields the protein MLNFVTTNPGKVREATEYLDDEVEQFDFDYPEVQADDLKTVAAEGARAAYRAADGPVIVDDAGLFIDAFDGFPGPYSSYVEDTVGVERVWRMTEPEDDRTAAFKTVIAYCDGDGFEATPDPDGIDREDRRGQDLSADDRGAATTDEQVHDGSAAQSSETVPVKLFEGRVNGEIVAPRGEGGFGFDPIFEHDGTTFAEMSTEQKNAISHRGRALAKFAEWYGER from the coding sequence ATGCTCAATTTTGTCACGACCAACCCCGGAAAAGTCCGAGAGGCGACCGAGTATCTCGACGACGAGGTCGAACAGTTCGACTTCGACTATCCGGAAGTCCAGGCTGACGACCTGAAAACGGTCGCAGCCGAGGGAGCGCGGGCGGCCTACCGAGCGGCAGACGGGCCGGTCATCGTCGACGATGCGGGATTGTTCATCGACGCCTTCGACGGGTTCCCCGGGCCGTACTCCTCCTACGTCGAGGACACTGTCGGCGTGGAACGCGTCTGGCGCATGACCGAGCCGGAGGACGACCGCACGGCGGCGTTCAAGACAGTCATCGCCTACTGCGACGGGGATGGCTTCGAGGCGACACCGGACCCGGACGGCATCGACCGCGAGGACCGGCGCGGACAGGACCTGTCGGCTGACGACCGCGGTGCAGCGACGACGGACGAGCAGGTCCACGACGGAAGCGCAGCGCAGAGCAGCGAGACAGTCCCGGTCAAACTGTTCGAGGGGCGCGTGAACGGCGAAATCGTCGCCCCGCGCGGCGAGGGCGGGTTCGGCTTCGACCCCATCTTCGAGCACGACGGAACGACGTTCGCGGAGATGAGCACCGAGCAGAAGAACGCGATATCCCACCGCGGGCGGGCACTGGCGAAGTTCGCGGAGTGGTACGGTGAGCGGTAG
- a CDS encoding DJ-1/PfpI family protein, giving the protein MGHTYSLGGVLKEHSGCLSDGTESLEATGLFLAVSRIEGMDTVAIACFDGFDELDAIGPYEVFENAARFGASWDVTLRSARESDIVTASHGLRIEPDGPLADVAPDLLVVAGGGWNDRSEAGVWTETERGDLPDAVAAAHDRGTTVAGVCTGGMVLSRAGLLKGRPAVTHGGAIEDLRATEATVVGARVVDDGDVLTCGGVTSGLDLAVHLVEREWGADVADAVCEEMEYEPRGGVFRGESA; this is encoded by the coding sequence ATGGGACATACCTACTCGCTCGGTGGCGTCCTCAAAGAACACTCCGGATGCCTGTCGGATGGTACCGAGTCGCTTGAAGCCACCGGGCTATTTCTCGCCGTCAGCCGTATCGAGGGCATGGACACTGTTGCAATCGCCTGTTTCGACGGGTTCGACGAACTGGATGCCATCGGCCCCTACGAGGTGTTCGAGAACGCGGCGCGCTTTGGCGCGTCGTGGGATGTGACGCTCCGTTCAGCCCGAGAGAGTGACATCGTCACTGCGAGCCATGGGCTCCGAATCGAACCTGACGGGCCGCTCGCCGACGTGGCCCCAGACCTGCTTGTCGTGGCCGGCGGCGGGTGGAACGACCGAAGCGAGGCCGGCGTCTGGACGGAGACCGAACGCGGGGACCTGCCCGACGCTGTCGCAGCGGCACACGACCGAGGTACGACTGTCGCCGGCGTCTGTACCGGCGGGATGGTTCTCTCCCGGGCCGGCTTGCTCAAGGGTCGACCCGCAGTGACACACGGCGGCGCAATCGAGGACTTGCGGGCGACCGAGGCGACGGTGGTTGGCGCCCGGGTCGTCGACGACGGCGATGTTCTAACCTGTGGCGGTGTCACGTCCGGGCTAGACCTCGCTGTCCACCTCGTCGAACGCGAGTGGGGCGCGGATGTGGCCGACGCTGTCTGTGAAGAGATGGAGTACGAGCCCCGCGGTGGCGTGTTCCGGGGTGAATCGGCGTAG
- a CDS encoding TrkA family potassium uptake protein gives MKFVIVGYGRVGIRTARILQSEGHEVVIVDNDPVKVERATETGFETIQGDGNEESVLIDAGIETADAIGGLTGDLNTNFTACMIGKEFGCRTVLRIDADYREEIYEKYAADVDEIIYPERLGAAGAKTALLGGDFNVLADLTEQLSVASIRIPDGSPFVGKRVVEVELPGDAHIYAHGKDHEPMTIPLPQTEIEPGDSVAIMADPGGLDDIRATLRGDASA, from the coding sequence ATGAAGTTCGTTATCGTTGGCTATGGCCGCGTCGGCATCCGGACCGCACGGATTCTACAGAGCGAGGGCCACGAGGTTGTTATCGTCGACAACGACCCTGTGAAAGTCGAACGGGCCACGGAGACCGGGTTCGAGACTATCCAGGGTGACGGCAACGAAGAGAGCGTCCTTATCGATGCTGGCATCGAAACTGCGGACGCTATCGGTGGTCTCACGGGCGACCTGAACACGAACTTCACCGCCTGTATGATCGGTAAGGAGTTTGGCTGTCGGACCGTTCTGCGGATTGACGCCGACTACCGTGAGGAGATCTACGAGAAGTACGCCGCCGACGTGGACGAGATCATCTACCCCGAGCGGCTGGGCGCGGCCGGCGCGAAGACGGCGCTGCTGGGCGGTGACTTCAACGTCCTCGCCGACCTGACCGAACAACTCTCGGTCGCGAGTATCCGCATTCCCGACGGCTCGCCGTTTGTCGGGAAACGCGTCGTCGAAGTGGAACTGCCCGGCGACGCACACATCTACGCACACGGCAAAGACCACGAACCGATGACGATTCCGCTCCCTCAGACTGAAATCGAACCCGGCGACAGTGTCGCGATCATGGCTGATCCCGGCGGGCTGGACGACATTCGAGCGACGCTCCGGGGCGACGCGTCAGCCTGA
- a CDS encoding transporter produces MVEQRDGNEIDLLDSSILTTSGALLSTTLFVLSGIVYAFVTSPAATGTYFFIALSVSLVLRPIRGISQTLKKVGSERGELVGPYLGLAALFALGYLLIVGVIVAALAGAIVRNTVVSPGLLAPIGLFAVSVALSMIVSSLVGAIGYPSVETWLTSTQSAIQLVILLALAPTLATAGDLLLIVAGVRLAVLGPVAVALGVVPTLPDRHAAERAWDFAKWSVPDQIFDRLSYNMPVYVLGIVATPAAVGIYEAADRFADFGATISWHLSSPLLTKVSGDSSAGDTHLAYLDGAVTGGTGVTFVVFGYLLAAHDVVARIAFAGSETVFSATVLLVGGVNILRGFWTLASHAIEGVGKPSVSFRTKLYGLVFSVPVPAIFGAEFGAVAGAAGYAVMNLVIFGYVLYYSRSVFGRIPIEPKVATALTVGLGVSFALTTGAVAGLTRAGFSPIVVASVAAVTCLVGFGGFLVAVSTSARLVAVRAATLWRSRARSLFG; encoded by the coding sequence ATGGTCGAACAGCGCGACGGCAACGAGATAGACCTGCTGGATTCCTCTATTCTGACGACCAGCGGAGCGTTGCTGTCGACGACGCTGTTCGTTCTCAGCGGCATCGTCTACGCGTTCGTCACGTCGCCTGCGGCGACCGGGACGTATTTTTTTATCGCCCTCTCTGTCTCGCTGGTCCTGCGTCCGATTCGGGGTATCAGCCAGACACTGAAGAAGGTCGGCAGCGAACGGGGCGAACTCGTCGGCCCGTATCTCGGCCTCGCCGCGCTGTTTGCCCTCGGATATCTCCTCATCGTCGGTGTAATCGTGGCCGCGCTGGCCGGCGCAATCGTCCGCAATACGGTGGTTTCGCCGGGGCTTCTCGCCCCAATCGGCCTGTTTGCGGTTTCGGTCGCGCTGTCGATGATTGTGTCGAGCCTGGTCGGTGCCATCGGCTACCCGAGCGTGGAGACATGGCTCACCAGTACGCAGAGCGCTATCCAACTCGTCATCTTGCTGGCGCTGGCCCCGACACTGGCGACCGCTGGCGACTTGCTGCTTATCGTCGCCGGAGTTCGGCTTGCAGTGCTCGGTCCTGTCGCTGTCGCGCTGGGTGTCGTCCCGACCCTGCCGGACCGACACGCCGCCGAGCGCGCCTGGGACTTCGCCAAGTGGAGTGTCCCAGACCAGATTTTCGACCGCCTGTCGTACAATATGCCGGTGTACGTGCTGGGCATCGTCGCGACCCCGGCGGCCGTCGGCATCTACGAGGCCGCTGACCGGTTCGCCGACTTCGGCGCGACGATTTCTTGGCATCTCTCCTCCCCACTGCTCACGAAGGTCAGCGGGGATTCCTCCGCTGGCGACACGCACCTCGCCTATCTCGACGGCGCGGTCACCGGCGGGACAGGTGTCACCTTCGTCGTTTTCGGCTACTTGCTAGCCGCCCACGACGTGGTTGCGCGGATCGCCTTCGCCGGTTCGGAGACCGTCTTCTCGGCGACCGTCCTGCTCGTCGGGGGCGTGAACATTCTCCGCGGCTTCTGGACGCTCGCCTCACACGCCATTGAGGGTGTCGGGAAACCGAGCGTGAGCTTCCGCACGAAGCTCTACGGGCTTGTGTTCAGCGTTCCAGTCCCAGCGATATTCGGTGCGGAGTTCGGAGCCGTTGCCGGGGCCGCCGGATACGCCGTCATGAATCTGGTCATCTTTGGATACGTCCTCTACTACTCCCGGTCTGTCTTCGGACGGATTCCGATAGAACCCAAGGTAGCAACAGCCCTCACCGTCGGCCTCGGCGTCTCGTTTGCACTCACGACCGGGGCCGTTGCGGGCCTTACGCGTGCCGGCTTCTCCCCGATTGTCGTTGCCAGCGTGGCCGCCGTGACGTGTCTCGTCGGCTTCGGCGGCTTCCTCGTTGCCGTGTCCACGTCGGCCCGACTCGTCGCCGTCCGGGCGGCAACGCTGTGGCGCAGTCGCGCTCGCTCGCTGTTCGGGTGA
- a CDS encoding SDR family oxidoreductase — MSGSDVPVVGTGGTALITGASAGIGEALAREFAARGHDVVLVARSEGKLERLADDLETRGITATPVTMDLDHAAAAEDLYEEVTERGLDIDVLVNNVGVGTYGPFAESDLDEERTQLQLNVMLPVELTRLFIDEFDDGGAVINVGSVAGFQPGPNLAGYYASKAYINSFSEALAEELRETPVDVTVVCPGPVDTAFQERAGMGDSTVGSVASNTPEAVATAAYEGAAAGETVVIPRRSMRLIDRLVRVTPRWVVRRVAALVNQDR, encoded by the coding sequence GTGAGCGGTAGCGACGTACCGGTCGTCGGGACCGGTGGCACTGCTTTGATAACCGGTGCGTCAGCGGGCATCGGCGAAGCGTTGGCACGCGAATTCGCCGCACGCGGACACGACGTAGTACTGGTCGCCCGGAGCGAGGGGAAACTGGAGCGGTTGGCCGACGACCTCGAAACGAGGGGCATCACGGCGACGCCAGTCACGATGGACCTCGATCACGCGGCGGCCGCCGAGGATCTGTACGAGGAGGTGACCGAGCGCGGTCTGGACATCGATGTCCTCGTCAACAACGTCGGCGTGGGGACCTACGGGCCGTTCGCCGAAAGTGACCTCGACGAGGAGCGAACGCAACTGCAGCTGAACGTCATGCTCCCCGTCGAGCTGACGCGATTGTTCATAGACGAGTTCGACGACGGCGGCGCGGTTATCAACGTGGGTTCGGTCGCCGGGTTCCAGCCGGGGCCGAACCTCGCTGGCTACTACGCGAGCAAAGCGTACATCAACAGCTTCAGCGAGGCGTTGGCCGAGGAATTACGGGAGACACCGGTCGACGTGACGGTGGTCTGTCCTGGCCCGGTCGACACGGCGTTCCAGGAACGGGCTGGGATGGGGGACTCGACAGTCGGGTCCGTCGCCTCGAATACGCCCGAGGCAGTCGCAACGGCGGCCTACGAAGGGGCCGCCGCTGGCGAGACTGTCGTGATTCCGCGGCGGTCGATGCGGCTTATCGACCGGCTGGTCAGGGTGACGCCGCGCTGGGTCGTCCGGCGCGTCGCAGCGCTGGTCAATCAGGATCGGTAA
- a CDS encoding PhzF family phenazine biosynthesis protein, which translates to MSHPFHIVDVFAQERYAGNQLAVVTDAGDLHEDEMQAIAAEMNYSETTFVTGEPTDGAWPVRIFTPAAEIPFAGHPTLGTVQVIRDHLADGNPETVTLDLPVGEVPVEVRERDGRETLWMTQQAPEFGEQLAHEDLAAVLGLPADQLDHDWPVEIVSTGLATIVVPVADRDALEAIDLDRDAYDAVTGDRDAKNVLAVCREPRSEDNDLAVRVFAPFYNVLEDPATGSSNGCLAAYLARHEMLGSPAVEARVEQGYEMGRPSLLHLSTDGSGEDIGVQVGGSVVAVARGDLL; encoded by the coding sequence ATGTCCCATCCGTTTCACATCGTCGACGTATTCGCACAGGAGCGATACGCCGGGAACCAGCTCGCCGTCGTGACCGATGCCGGCGACCTCCACGAGGACGAAATGCAGGCCATCGCCGCCGAGATGAACTACTCCGAAACGACGTTTGTTACCGGCGAGCCGACCGACGGTGCGTGGCCGGTCCGCATCTTCACTCCGGCGGCCGAGATACCCTTCGCTGGCCACCCGACGCTCGGGACGGTCCAGGTCATCCGGGATCATCTGGCCGACGGAAACCCCGAAACGGTGACGCTGGACTTGCCTGTCGGCGAGGTCCCGGTCGAAGTGCGAGAGCGCGACGGCCGCGAGACCCTGTGGATGACACAGCAGGCCCCCGAGTTCGGCGAGCAGTTGGCCCACGAGGACCTCGCCGCTGTGCTCGGCCTGCCGGCTGACCAACTGGACCACGATTGGCCGGTCGAAATCGTCTCTACAGGGCTGGCGACGATTGTCGTCCCGGTGGCCGACCGCGACGCGCTGGAAGCCATCGACCTGGACCGCGACGCCTACGACGCCGTGACCGGCGACCGAGACGCGAAGAACGTTCTGGCGGTCTGTCGAGAGCCGCGGAGCGAGGACAACGACCTCGCCGTCCGCGTGTTCGCGCCGTTCTACAACGTACTGGAGGACCCCGCGACTGGCTCCTCGAACGGCTGTCTGGCCGCGTATCTCGCCCGCCACGAGATGCTCGGAAGCCCTGCCGTCGAGGCCCGTGTTGAGCAGGGCTACGAGATGGGGCGACCGTCGCTGTTGCATCTCTCGACCGACGGCAGCGGCGAGGATATCGGCGTCCAAGTCGGCGGCAGCGTCGTCGCCGTCGCTCGCGGCGACCTGCTGTAA
- a CDS encoding VOC family protein, with translation MDLAHTAICVSDLDHTMDFYEALGFEETNRFTLDGVENVYLGRDGDGDLQLRHDPDRTTPVAPNRADVDHIAFTVDDVAETFETAIDAGAAPVLEPTEVDAADAFAAFVEDPEGYTLEFYHWL, from the coding sequence ATGGACCTCGCACACACCGCAATCTGCGTCTCTGACCTCGACCACACGATGGATTTCTACGAGGCGCTGGGCTTCGAAGAGACGAATCGTTTCACGCTAGACGGCGTGGAGAACGTCTATCTCGGCCGGGACGGCGACGGAGACTTGCAACTGCGCCACGACCCCGACCGAACCACCCCGGTCGCGCCGAACCGCGCCGACGTGGACCACATCGCGTTCACCGTCGACGATGTTGCGGAAACCTTCGAGACGGCCATCGACGCCGGCGCTGCGCCGGTGCTCGAACCGACTGAAGTCGACGCCGCCGACGCGTTCGCCGCCTTCGTCGAGGACCCCGAGGGGTACACGCTGGAGTTCTACCACTGGCTCTGA
- a CDS encoding Gfo/Idh/MocA family protein, giving the protein MTHRLVHVGLGGQGSTWATDAIPPNVHDDRIEVVAAVDTDPERHELAEQELGLSPEECYTDLETALSERPADICSIVTPPSTHEAVVETALAHDLHIISEKPIADTLEASVRVAEKVEEAGKKMGVTMSHRFDRDKTTFRRAVEEAGDIDYLTARYTGNVRERGFYADYVYEMDNMLLLDGAIHHLDILASLADSPCERVYAETWTPEEADYDGDCSGLVTLHFADGTRAQYEGSYANATTLNGWGHEQVRAECSDQTVLLDRRDVERFHADAYDTGNFESIGKGDGKTVPLAERPHWKNAWLIEQFCDWVDGGEPMPTNVDSVLQSMAIVFAAIESSETGEAVDVQALLDDARANA; this is encoded by the coding sequence ATGACACACAGATTAGTCCACGTCGGTCTGGGGGGCCAGGGGTCCACCTGGGCGACAGACGCGATTCCGCCGAACGTTCACGACGACCGAATCGAGGTCGTCGCTGCGGTCGATACCGACCCGGAACGGCACGAACTGGCAGAGCAGGAACTCGGACTGTCGCCCGAGGAGTGCTACACCGACCTCGAAACCGCGCTCTCGGAGCGGCCGGCCGACATCTGTTCTATCGTGACCCCGCCGTCGACCCACGAGGCCGTGGTGGAGACAGCACTCGCCCACGACCTGCATATCATCTCGGAGAAGCCGATTGCCGACACACTGGAGGCGTCGGTTCGGGTGGCCGAGAAGGTCGAAGAAGCCGGCAAGAAGATGGGCGTCACCATGAGCCACCGGTTCGACCGCGACAAGACGACGTTCCGCCGGGCCGTCGAGGAAGCCGGCGACATCGATTATCTGACGGCCCGGTACACGGGCAACGTCCGCGAGCGCGGCTTCTACGCCGACTACGTCTACGAGATGGACAATATGCTCCTGCTCGACGGCGCAATCCACCACCTCGACATCCTCGCATCGCTGGCTGATTCGCCCTGCGAGCGGGTGTACGCCGAGACGTGGACGCCGGAGGAAGCAGACTACGACGGTGACTGCAGCGGCCTCGTGACGCTGCACTTCGCCGACGGGACCCGTGCACAGTACGAGGGCAGCTATGCCAACGCGACGACGCTGAACGGTTGGGGACACGAACAGGTCCGCGCCGAGTGTTCGGACCAGACGGTCCTCCTCGACCGCCGCGATGTCGAGCGATTCCACGCCGACGCGTACGACACCGGGAACTTCGAGAGCATCGGCAAGGGCGACGGCAAGACGGTGCCGCTGGCCGAACGGCCCCACTGGAAGAACGCCTGGCTCATCGAGCAGTTCTGTGACTGGGTCGACGGCGGCGAGCCGATGCCGACGAACGTCGACAGCGTCCTCCAGTCGATGGCTATCGTCTTCGCCGCCATCGAGAGTAGCGAAACCGGCGAGGCCGTTGACGTGCAGGCGCTGCTTGACGACGCCCGCGCAAACGCCTGA
- the ilvA gene encoding threonine ammonia-lyase, producing the protein MLSFEDVLAAQDTVSETARHTPLDYSHTFSAMTGADIHLKLELFQRTGSFKIRGATNRIASLSDAEREAGVVTASAGNHAQGVALAATRIGVDSKVVMPERAPVSKVKATRSYGGNVVLHGRDYDAAAEHAHELEREEGRTYVHAFDDEKVMAGQGTIGLEIYEDLPGVDTVVVPIGGGGLISGIATALKGKDERIRVIGVQAEGASSVAESLEKGHRIERDSVETIADGIATRTTGEQTFEVISERVDEVVTVSDSEIAVALTTLLERSKTLAEGAGAVALAAVMEEKFDFGDDETIVPALCGGNIDLNMLTNVIMRGLVETGRYLKIRTVLQDRPGALEELVEVLSREQVNIYGIEHDRTSRDVAMSSAEVELDLETRGHDHVDELIDALTDEGYEVDVLV; encoded by the coding sequence ATGCTCTCATTTGAGGATGTCCTCGCGGCACAGGACACCGTCTCCGAGACGGCTAGGCACACACCGCTTGATTACTCGCACACGTTTTCGGCGATGACGGGCGCGGATATCCATCTCAAATTAGAACTGTTCCAGCGGACGGGGTCGTTCAAGATCCGGGGCGCGACCAACCGCATCGCATCGCTCTCGGACGCTGAACGGGAAGCCGGTGTCGTCACGGCGAGCGCCGGCAACCACGCTCAGGGAGTTGCACTGGCCGCCACGCGAATTGGTGTCGACTCGAAGGTCGTGATGCCGGAACGAGCACCAGTATCGAAGGTGAAGGCGACCCGGAGCTACGGCGGTAACGTGGTCCTCCACGGCCGGGACTACGACGCGGCCGCCGAACACGCCCACGAACTCGAGCGCGAGGAGGGCCGGACCTACGTCCACGCCTTCGACGACGAGAAAGTGATGGCAGGGCAGGGGACCATCGGACTGGAGATCTACGAGGACCTTCCCGGCGTTGATACGGTCGTCGTTCCCATCGGCGGCGGCGGACTCATCAGCGGCATCGCCACGGCGCTCAAAGGTAAGGACGAACGCATCCGCGTCATCGGTGTCCAGGCCGAGGGGGCGTCTAGCGTGGCCGAATCTCTGGAGAAGGGCCACCGTATCGAGCGTGATAGCGTCGAGACCATCGCCGACGGCATCGCCACTCGTACTACCGGCGAGCAGACGTTCGAGGTCATCAGCGAGCGCGTCGACGAGGTCGTGACGGTGTCGGACTCGGAAATCGCTGTCGCCCTGACGACGCTGTTAGAGCGCTCGAAAACACTCGCCGAGGGCGCGGGTGCCGTCGCGCTGGCCGCCGTCATGGAGGAGAAGTTCGACTTCGGGGACGACGAGACGATTGTCCCCGCGCTGTGTGGCGGGAACATCGATCTGAATATGTTGACCAACGTCATCATGCGTGGCCTCGTCGAGACTGGCCGCTATCTCAAGATCCGAACCGTCCTCCAGGACCGGCCCGGCGCGCTGGAAGAGCTCGTCGAGGTCCTCTCGCGCGAGCAGGTCAACATCTACGGCATCGAGCACGACCGGACCAGTCGCGACGTGGCGATGAGTTCGGCCGAGGTCGAACTGGACCTGGAGACTCGCGGCCACGACCACGTCGATGAACTCATTGACGCGCTCACTGACGAGGGGTACGAGGTCGACGTGCTCGTCTGA